A window from Drosophila nasuta strain 15112-1781.00 chromosome 3, ASM2355853v1, whole genome shotgun sequence encodes these proteins:
- the LOC132789967 gene encoding sodium channel protein 60E isoform X3: MSDDQTVAAQNDDKVAKQQVVAYTQKSQVKHENRHIQLVREYGFHPRTKASVEDGDVLPRKFEPFPEHMYGKPLEEIDTFIYEETFCVVSKRFRKNYIHRFTGTKSLFLFHPWSPWRRVCVYIATNQFFDYCVMATILFNCIFLAMTETVEEAEYIFLAIYSIEMVIKIIAKGFLLNKYTYLRNPWNWLDFVVITSGYATIGMEVGNLAGLRTFRVLRALKTVSIMPGLKTIINALLHSFRQLAEVMTLTIFCLMVFALFALQVYMGELRNKCVRTVPADWTNISHLDWQIWVNDTDNWLYDEEEMPMLCGNLTGARHCPLGFMCICVGENPNHGYTNFDNFMWSMLTTFQLITLDYWENVYNMVLATCGPMSVSFFTVVVFFGSFYLINLMLAVVALSYEEEAEITNEERKKDLLDHRDDSTFSFDPSVLSVKKLNKNNKKKIDSRKGVLLASYSKKKTRRKKTKGGKDTASNNGSNGNDHERNKSHSATPSPGPSPRHSTSDRPSALTLQAQKQYQQMEQQQQQQHQQQQQQQQQQQLQLQQQQQQQQLIKSEQVAATSQQKTRISFREGNVKNPNMLYPSDYKGQLITSSRQTSSNSSGGVNRESSQDDSGVVDDHEEQDTATELGHVSTVELALSPREVRLIKCNGNIARIKNHNVYALHQEFSSEVVVIDDLPDRNCDRCVHCCTDYESWLQFQNCLYKVVRDPLFELAITLCIVLNTAFLAMEHHGMSESFRNALDVGNKVFTSIFTFECIVKLMALSKEFFLCGWNIFDLLIVTASLLDIIFELVDGLSVLRGLRLLRVLKLAQSWTTMKVLLSIIISTIGALGNLTLILVIVIYIFAVIGMQLFSKDYTPEKFDPDPVPRWNFNDFFHSFMMIFRILCGEWIEPLWDCMRAEEEQGASTCFAIFLPTLVMGNFMVLNLFLALLLNSFNSEELKSKKEEVGEESKLARSIERVRDLIRKKRQERKDRKERKFAEKFQQIVLEAQQAHATSQVAAREVDKTGLLAETKFHRLSYQESMNRPVSGSDFGFQIPLSDGLHTIVDGLEYDEPAQPTADGQQQMQEQPALDSLPPTYESAMLSASINGHVNAQGNGSTSGCDQNLTPVALAERSRLQHQISSGVGTQQNDSRDEATYTESIELRLLGQYNSTDTDPYAYAPDQRSGSFARGDSLQDADEAYLKYQKSLLTRSPSYRKSLDRLSQSSGQSQRSLLPSRSLKSEESAMRRHSSGHSLNSISLEQDELLSQANLREELLNCDQKELFQFLQDDEELLGKKKLTTNSIKSNLSYISNSIMQTLDSRHSGSHSSHANGQPESEPLMEHSEFDNIIQSFEKELEEIKRSTSSLERKISTLSEPSPAADEATKAIMDHIAIITGASERTAADEVVHPLNPYDSYDLSSVPRRSQSVSAAAQRQSVKLKRRSLEKQRKIDEDFSISNEIRKICDQIHAPFAAMEALAVAATSGSSSNSNNVTGGQSPFARRKNDPFSVQFDRFKRLSLIERVEELPEEDKPISTLRIESEKMPRKFLNSDKLRMDSLSLKSTNSYENLLIQKQMCRDGGMGHAMGVPATPPTSLKSSIEPPTLAQISSLKATPPLAALTEHQQHYHATSIQATSIATTTTIPTTAMHPTAVGATSSKRRAEHPQSTLDKAASFQSARTESHSSGAADSSSGLGLGLALASNRSMSNGHQEQRRRAGEKTETTEQTTTTTTKASSAFSRLTEKPWHCLVSYVDDLTVGGRRNSQGAYNDPMTFPSFGQAKPPKVPDDCFPQKCYDHFYFRCPWFMSCMDTPSAKHWTRVRTAVLTVVDTPAFEWFVLVLIFASSITLCFEDIYLDSNKTLKRVLYWTNFSFCLIFVVEMVLKWLALGFSKYFTSFWTILDFIIVFVSVFSLLIEENENLKVLRSLRTLRALRPLRAISRWQGMRIVVNALMYAIPSIFNVLLVCLVFWLIFSIMGVQFFGGKFFKCVNELGELLPITEVNDKWDCIEQNYTWINSKITFDHVGMGYLALLQVATFEGWMEVMADAVDARGVDLQPQREANLYAYIYFVIFIVCGSFFTLNLFIGVIIDNFNMLKKKYEGGVLEMFLTESQKHYYTAMKKLGRKKPQKVIKRPINHFLAMFYDLSNSRRFEIAIFVLIFLNMLTMGIEHYDQPHAVFFILEVSNAFFTTVFGLEAIVKIVGLRYHYFTVPWNVFDFLLVLASIFGILMEDIMIDLPISPTLLRVVRVFRIGRILRLIKAAKGIRKLLFALVVSLPALFNIGALLGLITFIYAILGMSLFGHVKLQGALDDMVNFQTFGRSMQLLFRLMTSAGWNDVLESLMIQPPDCDPFFNRQTNGDCGHPLLAITYFTSFIIISYMIVINMYIAIILENFNQAHQEEEIGIVEDDLEMFYIRWSKYDPHATQFIHFSQLSDFIASLDPPLGISKPNNVALVSFNLPISKGNKIHCLDILHALVKHVLGHVEETDNFKQLQEQMDVKFKKQFPTRKELEIVSSTRIWKRQEKAAKTIQTAWKDYLRRKREKERSNSGDSATQNSSPGGWQSKLSALNFFHLQVSRRGTACSSRASSRKSSRASDASDLSELAGPWLNLPLMLVSGADDVVKDIKQQSDELGKR; this comes from the exons TTGCCAAACAGCAAGTCGTTGCCTACACGCAAAAGTCGCAGGTCAAGCACGAGAATCGCCACATTCAGCTGGTGCGGGAGTATGGCTTCCATCCGCGGACGAAGGCCTCTGTGGAGGATGGCGATGTCCTGCCCCGCAAATTTGAGCCCTTTCCGGAGCACATGTACGGCAAACCGCTCGAGGAGATTGACACCTTCATATACGAAGAG acaTTTTGCGTGGTCTCCAAAAGATTCCGCAAGAACTACATACATCGCTTTACGGGCACCAAAAGCCTTTTCCTCTTCCATCCATGGAGTCCATGGcgtcgtgtgtgtgtctacATTGCAACCAATCAATTCTTCGACTATTGCGTTATGGCGACCATTCTATTCAACTGTATTTTCCTAGCCATGACTGAGACTGTGGAGGAAGCTGA ATATATCTTCCTAGCCATTTACTCAATTGAAATGGTAATCAAAATCATTGCCAAAGGCTTTTTGCTCAACAAGTATACCTATTTGCGTAATCCATGGAATTGGCTGGACTTTGTGGTCATCACTAGTGGTTATGCGACCATTGGCATGGAGGTTGGCAATCTGGCCGGGTTGCGTACGTTTCGTGTTTTACGAGCCCTAAAAACAGTATCCATTATGCCTGGGCTCAAGACGATCATCAATGCATTGCTACATTCGTTTCGCCAATTGGCCGAGGTCATGACTCTGACCATCTTCTGCCTAATGGTCTTTGCCCTCTTCGCCCTGCAAGTCTACATGGGCGAGTTGCGGAACAAATGTGTGCGCACTGTGCCCGCGGATTGGACAAACATCTCGCACCTGGACTGGCAAAT ATGGGTCAACGATACGGACAACTGGCTGTACGATGAGGAAGAAATGCCCATGCTGTGTGGCAATCTGACTGGTGCTCGACACTGCCCCCTTGGCTTCATGTGCATCTGTGTGGGCGAGAATCCCAATCACGGCTACACGAACTTTGACAACTTCATGTGGTCCATGCTGACGACATTCCAATTGATTACACTCGACTACTGGGAGAACGTCTACAATATG GTGCTAGCAACATGTGGTCCAATGAGTGTCTCATTTTTTACTGTGGTTGTGTTTTTTGGCTCATTCtacttaattaatttgatgTTAGCTGTAGTCGCGTTGAGTTACGAGGAGGAGGCGGAAATCACAAATGAG gAGCGTAAGAAAGATCTGTTGGATCATCGAGATGATTCGACGTTCAGCTTTGATCCATCTGTGCTGAGCGTTAAGAAGTtaaataagaacaacaaaaagaagatcGATTCACGGAAGGGTGTGCTCCTCGCCTCCTACAGCAAAAAGAAGACACGACGAAAAAAGACCAAAGGTGGCAAGGACACTGCcagcaacaatggcagcaatggcaatgatCACGAACGCAATAAATCTCATTCGGCGACGCCCAGTCCAGGACCAAGTCCACGTCACAGCACCAGCGATCGACCATCAGCGTTAACGCTGCAGGCGCAAAAGCAATACCAACAaatggagcaacaacaacaacagcagcatcagcagcagcaacaacagcagcaacaacagcaactacagttgcagcagcaacaacaacaacagcagctgatcAAGAGCGAACAGGTGGCGGCCACATCGCAGCAAAAGACACGCATCAGCTTCAGGGAGGGCAATGTCAAGAATCCCAATATGCTATATCCCTCCGACTACAAGGGACAGCTGATAACGAGCAGTCGCCAGACGAGCTCCAATTCCAGTGGCGGTGTTAATCGCGAATCCTCGCAGGATGATTCCGGTGTGGTGGACGATCATGAGGAGCAGGACACGGCCACTGAGCTGGGCCATGTGTCTACCGTGGAATTGGCACTGTCGCCGCGCGAAGTGCGTCTCATCAAATGCAATGGAAATATAGCGCGCATCAAGAATCACAATGTTTATGCGCTGCATCAGGAATTCTCCTCAGAGGTGGTGGTCATAG atgaTCTCCCCGATCGCAATTGCGATCGCTGTGTGCACTGTTGCACCGACTACGAGAGCTGGCTGCAGTTCCAAAATTGCCTCTACAAAGTGGTGCGAGATCCATTGTTTGAGCTCGCCATTACGCTGTGTATTGTGCTGAACACAGCGTTTCTGGCCATGGAGCATCATGGCATGAGCGAAAGCTTTCGCAATGCCCTCGATGTGGGAAACAAG GTTTTCACGTCCATTTTCACATTCGAATGCATTGTGAAACTGATGGCATTGTCTAAGGAGTTCTTTCTCTGCGGCTGGAATATTTTCGATCTGCTTATTGTCACAGCCAGTCTTCTCGATATCATCTTCGAACTGGTTGACGGCTTGAGCGTTTTGCGTGGTCTGCGTTTG TTGCGGGTGTTGAAGCTGGCACAGTCTTGGACGACGATGAAGGTGCTGTTGAGCATCATTATATCGACAATTGGTGCGCTCGGCAACCTCACGTTGATCCTCGTCATAGTCATTTACATATTCGCTGTGATTGGCATGCAATTGTTCTCCAAAGACTACACACCCGAGAAATTTGATCCAGATCCAGTGCCAAG ATGGAACTTTAATGACTTCTTTCATTCGTTCATGATGATCTTTCGCATTTTGTGCGGTGAATGGATCGAGCCTCTGTGGGATTGCATGCGTGCCGAAGAGGAG CAAGGAGCTTCAACGTGTTTTGCCATATTTCTGCCCACTTTGGTCATGGGAAACTTTATGGTTCTCAACTTGTTCTTGGCCTTGTTGCTCAACAGTTTCAATTCCGAGGAGCTCAAGTCAAAGAAAGAG GAGGTGGGCGAAGAGTCGAAGCTGGCACGTAGCATAGAACGTGTCCGCGATCTTATTCGCAAGAAGCGGCAGGAGCGCAAGGATCGCAAGGAGCGCAAATTTGCCGAAAAGTTTCAGCAGATTGTGCTCGAGGCACAGCAGGCGCATGCCACCAGCCAAGTGGCAGCCAGGGAAGTCGACAAGACCGGTCTGCTGGCGGAAACCAAGTTCCATAGATTAAGTTATCAA GAATCTATGAACCGTCCAGTTTCTGGCTCGGATTTTGGCTTTCAAATTCCGCTCAGCGACGGGCTGCACACGATAGTCGATGGCCTGGAATACGATGAGCCTGCTCAGCCCACCGCTGATGGCCAACAGCAAATGCAAGAGCAGCCGGCTCTGGACAGTCTGCCGCCCACTTACGAGTCAGCCATGTTGTCCGCCTCGATCAATGGCCATGTCAACGCTCAAGGTAATGGCAGCACCAGTGGCTGCGATCAGAATCTGACGCCAGTGGCGCTGGCAGAGCGTAGCCGGCTGCAGCATCAGATCTCCTCGGGCGTGGGCACCCAGCAAAATGATTCTAGGGATGAGGCCACCTATACGGAGTCCATTGAGCTGCGTCTGCTTGGCCAATATAACTCAACGGACACAGATCCGTATGCCTATGCGCCCGATCAACGCAGCGGATCCTTTGCACGCGGTGACTCGCTGCAGGATGCGGACGAGGCGTATCTCAAGTACCAAAAGTCACTGTTAACGCGTTCGCCCAGTTATCGCAAGTCCCTCGATCGCTTGTCGCAATCCAGCGGACAGTCACAACGCTCGCTGTTGCCCTCACGCAGCCTAAAGTCCGAGGAGAGCGCCATGCGACGGCACTCGAGTGGACACTCTCTGAACTCCATATCGCTGGAGCAAGACGAGCTGCTGTCGCAGGCGAATCTGCGCGAGGAGCTGCTCAATTGTGATCAAAAGGaattgtttcagtttctgCAGGACGATGAGGAGCTGTTGGGCAAAAAGAAATTAACCACGAACAGCATCAAATCGAATCTCAGCTACATTTCCAATTCGATAATGCAAACGCTGGATTCGCGGCACAGTGGCAGCCACTCCAGTCATGCGAATGGACAGCCGGAGAGCGAACCGTTGATGGAGCACTCGGAATTTGACAATATCATACAGAGCTTTGAGAAGGAACTAGAGGAGATTAAACGCTCGACCAGTTCGCTCGAGCGCAAGATCTCAACGCTTTCGGAACCATCGCCAGCTGCCGATGAGGCAACGAAAGCGATAATGGATCACATAGCAATCATAACAGGCGCCTCGGAACGCACCGCGGCCGATGAGGTGGTGCATCCATTGAATCCCTACGATAGTTACGATCTGTCCAGCGTGCCGCGACGCTCGCAATCCGTTAGCGCTGCCGCCCAGCGGCAGTCCGTAAAGTTGAAGCGACGCAGCCTTGAGAAGCAGCGCAAGATCGACGAGGACTTTAGCATATCGAATGAAATACGCAAAATCTGTGATCAAATCCATGCACCATTCGCCGCCATGGAAGCGCTCGCTGTAGCCGCCaccagtggcagcagcagcaacagcaacaatgtgACCGGTGGCCAATCGCCATTTGCACGTCGCAAAAACGATCCATTCAGCGTCCAATTCGATCGCTTTAAGCGTCTGTCGCTGATCGAGCGAGTGGAGGAACTGCCCGAGGAGGATAAGCCCATATCGACGCTGCGCATCGAGTCGGAGAAGATGCCGCGAAAGTTTCTCAACAGTGACAAACTGCGCATGGATAGTCTGTCGCTGAAGAGCACCAACTCGTATGAGAATCTGCTCATCCAGAAGCAAATGTGTCGCGATGGCGGCATGGGGCATGCAATGGGCGTGCCGGCGACGCCGCCAACGTCCCTCAAATCGAGCATTGAGCCACCAACACTGGCGCAAATTTCATCGCTAAAGGCAACACCGCCGCTGGCTGCCCTCACGGAGCATCAGCAGCACTATCATGCCACAAGCATACAAGCCACAAGCATagcaaccacaaccacaataccaacaacagcaatgcaCCCAACGGCTGTGGGCGCGACCAGTAGTAAACGTCGCGCCGAGCATCCACAATCGACACTAGACAAAGCCGCATCCTTTCAATCGGCGCGCACCGAATCGCACAGTTCGGGCGCAGCGGATAGTAGCTCGGGATTGGGCCTCGGCCTGGCACTGGCCAGCAATCGGTCAATGTCCAATGGCCATCAAGAACAACGACGACGGGCTGGTGAGAAGACTGAAACGACTGAGCAGACCACCACGACCACCACAAAAGCGTCGTCGGCGTTCTCACGACTGACCGAAAAACCATGGCATTGTTTGGTTTCCTACGTAGACGATCTCACTGTCGGTGGGAGACGTAACTCGCAGGGCGCTTACAATGATCCCATGACTTTTCCGAGCTTTGGCCAGGCAAAGCCGCCAAAAGTGCCAGACGATTGCTTCCCCCAAAAGTGCTACGATCA CTTCTACTTTCGCTGTCCGTGGTTTATGTCCTGCATGGACACACCGAGTGCGAAGCACTGGACACGAGTAAGGACGGCAGTCTTGACGGTTGTCGATACTCCAGCTTTTGAGTGGTTTGTGCTAGTGCTGATCTTTGCGTCAAGTATTACGCTCTGCTTCGAAGACATCTATCTGGATAGCAATAAGACCCTTAAACGCGTGCTCTACTGGACCAACTTCTCCTTCTGCCTCATCTTTGTTGTCGAAATGGTGCTCAAATGGCTTGCGCTAGGCTTCTCCAAGTATTTTACCAGCTTCTGGACGATACTTGACTTTATCATAGTGTTT GTATCTGTTTTCTCGTTGCTTATCGAGGAGAATGAGAACCTTAAAGTGCTGCGTTCGTTGCGCACACTGCGAGCTTTACGTCCGCTGAGAGCCATCTCTAG GTGGCAAGGAATGCGGATTGTAGTAAATGCTCTCATGTATGCAATACCATCAATTTTCAATGTACTTTTggtttgtttagttttttggtTGATTTTCTCCATAATGGGTGTGCAATTCTTTGGTggtaaatttttcaaatgcgtCAATGAGTTGGGCGAGTTGCTGCCAATTACT GAAGTGAACGATAAATGGGATTGCATAGAGCAGAATTACACGTGGATCAACTCAAAGATTACCTTTGATCATGTGGGCATGGGATACTTGGCTCTGCTTCAGGTCGCCACCTTTGAAGGCTGGATGGAGGTGATGGCTGATGCCGTGGATGCTCGGGGAGTGGATCTGCAGCCACAGAGAGAAGCCAATTTATAtgcgtatatttattttgttatatttattgtgtGCGGATCGTTCTTTACACTCAATCTATTCATTGGAGTTATCATTGATAATTTCAATATGCTCAAAAAGAAG TATGAAGGAGGAGTGTTGGAAATGTTTCTCACCGAATCTCAAAAACATTATTACACCGCTATGAAAAAATTGGGACGAAAGAAACCACAGAAAGTTATTAAGCGACctataaatcattttttagCTATGTTTTATGATTTATCCAATTCGAGAAG ATTCGAAATTGCGATCTTTGTACTGATTTTTCTCAATATGCTTACGATGGGCATCGAGCACTACGATCAGCCTCATGCCGTCTTCTTTATCCTGGAAGTAAGCAATGCCTTTTTCACAACAGTCTTTGGTCTTG AGGCCATCGTAAAGATTGTGGGATTGCGTTATCATTACTTCACTGTACCGTGGAATGTGTTTGACTTTTTGCTGGTGTTGGCCTCCATCTTTGGCATACTCATGGAGGACATTATGATCGACTTGCCCATAAGTCCAACGCTGTTGCGTGTGGTGCGAGTCTTTCGCATTGGTCGCATCCTGCGTCTCATTAAGGCTGCCAAGGGTATACGGAAATTGTTGTTTGCCCTCGTTGTCTCGCTGCCAGCGTTGTTCAATATTGGCGCTTTGCTCGGACTGATCACGTTCATCTATGCGATACTGGGCATGTCGTTGTTTGGCCATGTCAAACTGCAGGGCGCACTCGACGATATGGTTAACTTTCAGACCTTTGGTCGCAGCATGCAGCTGTTGTTTCGCCTAATGACATCGGCGGGCTGGAATGATGTATTGGAGTCACTAATGATACAGCCGCCGGACTGTGATCCGTTCTTCAATCGACAAACGAACGGCGACTGCGGTCATCCACTACTGGCTATCACCTATTTTACGAGCTTCATTATAATCAGTTATATGATTGTGATTAACATGTACATTGCCATCATCCTGGAAAACTTCAATCAGGCGCATCAGGAGGAAGAGATTGGCATTGTTGAAGATGACTTGGAAATGTTTTACATACGTTGGTCCAA ATATGATCCACATGCCACCCAATTTATACACTTCTCGCAACTGTCCGATTTTATTGCCTCACTCGATCCACCATTGGGCATCTCGAAGCCCAATAATGTCGCTTTAGTGTCATTTAATCTGCCCATCTCTAAGGGTAATAAAATACACTGTCTCGATATTTTGCACGCGCTAGTTAAGCACGTGCTAGGTCATGTCGAGGAGACCGATAACTTCAAACAGTTGCAGGAACAAATGGATGTCAAGTTCAAGAAACAGTTTCCAACGCGCAAAGAATTGGAAATTGTTTCGTCGACGCGGATCTGGAAGCGCCAGGAAAAGGCGGCTAAGACCATTCAAACCGCTTGGAAGGACTATTTGCG GCGTAAACGCGAAAAGGAACGGTCCAATTCAGGTGATAGCGCCACACAGAACTCCAGTCCCGGTGGCTGGCAATCGAAGCTCTCTGCGCTTAACTTTTTCCACCTGCAG GTAAGCCGTCGTGGCACTGCCTGCTCGAGTCGCGCCTCATCCCGCAAATCATCGCGTGCCTCGGATGCGTCAGATCTAAGCGAACTCGCTGGACCTTGGCTTAATCTGCCATTAATGCTGGTCTCTGGCGCTGATGATGTGGTCAAGGATATTAAGCAGCAAAGCGATGAGCTGGGCAAACGGTAG